The proteins below are encoded in one region of Methanobacterium aggregans:
- a CDS encoding DUF262 domain-containing protein codes for MKANDTQIRVFLEGSKQFIVPLFQREYVWGKKDLERLWEDIQETETNYYKMEHHFFGSFVTMLTNGGASTVSEFTVVDGQQRLTTIYIILATIRQRITELNPEHIAKFEIDDYYLLNQHHPHHKYKLIPTQNDRNTFFSIMEGNEIKESKNRIFETYSFFTEKFEGINEIERLDLIKNIILSNFSIVDITLEENDDPYLIFETLNGTGVPLTQSDLVRNYLFMKLNPKNQEESYKNVWLPLHTLIEGDEEFESKRQVRDKKMDSFIRHYLAMNGNLPTFNRLYTTFKEFLDKNAMTQEGVIKIMKRLKRFAEYYSKFLYPKTEKEQELRVYFDKFKRLDSTTAYPLLLKLYDDYKNPNVNFFIEDFVECLHAIETFVVRRNVCGIPVNALNSYFPRIYGLLDKSNISQSLKETLANGAGTQRMPERNEFRKCLKESNSYKKVFRYILEEIERYPENKEMVKLNEMQIEHIMPQNIDKEWKKELGEEWEFIHNKYLESIGNLTLTGYNQEYSNKTFKEKKDHPNGFKNSGLKLNRHLSQQKEWGKKQIQDRSSELAKTALNIWSF; via the coding sequence ATGAAAGCAAATGATACTCAGATTCGAGTCTTTTTAGAAGGTAGTAAACAATTCATAGTTCCTTTATTTCAAAGGGAATACGTTTGGGGTAAAAAAGATTTAGAGAGATTGTGGGAGGACATACAAGAAACAGAAACTAATTATTATAAAATGGAACATCACTTTTTTGGTTCATTTGTAACTATGCTTACAAATGGGGGTGCTTCTACTGTTTCAGAATTTACTGTAGTAGATGGACAACAACGATTGACTACAATCTATATCATACTAGCTACTATTAGACAAAGAATAACAGAATTAAATCCAGAACATATAGCTAAATTTGAAATTGATGATTACTACCTACTGAATCAACATCATCCTCACCATAAATATAAATTAATACCTACTCAGAACGATCGAAATACATTTTTTAGCATTATGGAAGGGAACGAAATCAAAGAATCAAAAAACCGAATCTTCGAGACTTATAGCTTTTTTACGGAAAAATTTGAGGGAATAAATGAAATTGAAAGATTAGACTTGATTAAAAATATTATTTTATCCAATTTCTCCATCGTTGATATCACTTTAGAAGAAAATGATGATCCTTATTTAATATTTGAAACCCTTAACGGGACAGGAGTTCCACTAACCCAATCAGATCTAGTTCGAAATTATTTATTTATGAAATTAAATCCAAAAAATCAGGAAGAATCTTATAAAAACGTATGGTTACCTCTACATACATTAATAGAGGGAGATGAAGAATTTGAAAGTAAAAGGCAAGTCCGAGACAAGAAAATGGATAGTTTCATAAGACATTATTTAGCCATGAATGGAAACTTGCCAACGTTCAATAGATTATACACAACATTTAAAGAATTCCTAGATAAGAATGCCATGACTCAAGAGGGTGTCATTAAGATAATGAAAAGACTTAAACGATTTGCTGAATATTATAGTAAATTTTTGTACCCTAAAACTGAGAAAGAGCAAGAATTAAGAGTTTATTTCGATAAATTTAAACGTCTCGACAGTACTACTGCTTACCCCCTACTTCTTAAATTATATGATGATTATAAAAATCCAAATGTAAATTTCTTTATAGAAGATTTTGTCGAATGTTTGCACGCAATTGAAACTTTTGTGGTAAGAAGGAATGTTTGTGGTATTCCAGTAAATGCATTGAATTCATATTTCCCAAGAATATATGGGTTACTAGATAAATCTAACATAAGCCAATCTTTAAAAGAAACATTAGCTAATGGAGCTGGAACGCAAAGAATGCCTGAGAGAAATGAGTTTAGAAAATGCCTAAAAGAAAGTAATTCTTACAAAAAAGTTTTCAGATACATACTCGAAGAAATAGAACGATACCCTGAAAATAAAGAAATGGTAAAATTAAATGAAATGCAAATTGAGCATATTATGCCTCAAAATATTGATAAAGAGTGGAAAAAAGAGTTAGGTGAAGAGTGGGAATTTATACATAATAAGTATCTAGAATCTATCGGTAATCTAACCTTAACTGGTTACAACCAAGAGTATTCTAATAAAACATTTAAAGAGAAAAAGGACCATCCAAATGGATTCAAAAATAGTGGACTAAAATTAAATCGTCACTTATCTCAACAAAAAGAATGGGGTAAAAAACAGATACAAGATAGATCATCTGAACTTGCAAAAACGGCTCTGAATATCTGGAGCTTTTAA
- a CDS encoding DUF2769 domain-containing protein, translating to MGEIEFSMENIKKCMCTKCDVQLKSQCVRDKEKILLEITMQDLDSPMMMGPDRVPGLYCSTGQATCKDIDTKKVCKCSTCPIWSEYELLNCEPMAYFCRDGKTMKK from the coding sequence ATGGGTGAAATAGAGTTCAGCATGGAGAACATTAAAAAATGCATGTGCACAAAGTGCGATGTGCAACTAAAAAGCCAGTGCGTCAGGGACAAAGAAAAGATCCTGCTTGAAATAACCATGCAGGATCTGGACAGTCCCATGATGATGGGACCAGACAGGGTTCCGGGACTGTACTGTTCAACAGGTCAAGCCACTTGCAAAGATATTGACACCAAAAAGGTTTGTAAATGCAGTACATGTCCAATATGGTCTGAGTATGAGCTTTTAAACTGTGAACCAATGGCTTATTTTTGCAGGGATGGTAAAACCATGAAGAAATAG
- the hisG gene encoding ATP phosphoribosyltransferase — protein MDKIVLGLPKGSLNNVNRGNTHQLFVDAGYEVRGYEPGNESNEINISNDPEIRAFLTRPQSAPLELVRQMLDIAIIGEDWVKEESVNSEGAIKKVGDLDYGQTRLIVAVPNDSPYTSLTEFFRVNKERETPILCFTEYPNLTKQHFMNNEGYREIFGEISPIVQVRGLVDGENERVQIINSDGATEVYIAKGADIIVDNTQTGNSLRKAGLRELETIMESSAGLYAGPSCCGFKEDKVKMIFEQLFGAIKARKYFDVKFNISNEKVDEVKDFLVSNGFCSDEPTVVQGKNFSQVNVLIPKIKFPEMLKGVKSYGASAIIRKNVKQYVK, from the coding sequence ATGGACAAGATAGTACTAGGTCTCCCAAAAGGGAGTTTAAACAATGTAAACAGGGGAAACACTCATCAGTTATTCGTTGATGCAGGTTATGAAGTTAGAGGATATGAACCTGGCAATGAATCCAACGAGATCAACATATCCAACGATCCTGAAATCAGAGCATTCTTAACAAGACCTCAAAGCGCTCCTTTGGAACTTGTCCGGCAGATGCTGGACATCGCAATCATAGGTGAGGACTGGGTAAAGGAAGAATCTGTAAACAGTGAAGGAGCCATAAAAAAGGTAGGTGACCTTGATTATGGACAGACAAGACTCATAGTGGCAGTTCCCAACGATTCACCCTACACTTCCCTTACGGAGTTTTTCAGGGTAAACAAGGAACGTGAAACACCAATACTGTGCTTCACAGAATATCCAAACCTCACAAAACAGCACTTCATGAACAACGAGGGTTACAGGGAAATATTTGGTGAAATCAGCCCAATTGTACAGGTCAGGGGACTTGTTGATGGTGAAAATGAGAGGGTTCAGATAATCAACTCAGACGGTGCAACAGAGGTATACATAGCCAAGGGTGCTGACATAATCGTTGACAACACCCAGACAGGAAACAGCCTCCGCAAAGCAGGTCTCAGGGAACTTGAAACCATAATGGAATCAAGTGCAGGACTCTACGCAGGACCAAGCTGCTGTGGATTCAAGGAAGATAAGGTAAAGATGATCTTCGAACAGCTCTTCGGTGCAATAAAAGCCAGGAAGTACTTCGATGTGAAGTTCAACATATCAAATGAAAAGGTGGATGAAGTTAAGGACTTTTTAGTATCCAATGGTTTCTGCTCAGACGAACCCACAGTTGTTCAGGGTAAAAACTTCTCCCAGGTCAACGTTTTAATTCCTAAGATCAAGTTTCCAGAAATGCTCAAGGGAGTTAAAAGTTACGGAGCTTCAGCTATAATAAGAAAAAACGTGAAACAGTACGTTAAATAG
- a CDS encoding AIM24 family protein has translation MYCPNCGTDSVNAKFCPNCGENVSTELNSFENEVQSQISCQNQEIKSKYSVNEFVRNTMQKDAGDETFELENNYLLDVKLNGRVWAKKGAMIAYTGDVNFKREGSLEHGLGKFVKKAVTGEATTMMKVDGHGHVYMADNGKNVTILNLQNERIYVNGNDVLAFEDGIEWDIKIMSHGSSMMSGGLFNIKLEGTGMVAITTHYTPMTLEVKPGQPVMTDPNATVAWSGGLSPSLKTNIDFKTLIGKDSGETYQMKFEGEGFVILQPYEEVYDFSSN, from the coding sequence ATGTACTGTCCAAATTGTGGAACTGACTCTGTAAATGCAAAATTCTGCCCCAATTGTGGGGAAAACGTAAGCACTGAACTAAATTCATTTGAAAATGAAGTTCAATCTCAAATATCCTGTCAAAATCAGGAAATCAAAAGTAAATATTCAGTAAATGAATTTGTTAGGAACACCATGCAGAAGGATGCAGGTGATGAAACCTTTGAACTTGAAAACAATTATCTGCTTGATGTTAAATTAAATGGGAGAGTATGGGCAAAGAAGGGTGCTATGATAGCATACACCGGGGATGTGAACTTCAAGAGGGAGGGATCCCTTGAACACGGTCTTGGAAAATTCGTGAAAAAGGCAGTTACAGGGGAAGCCACCACCATGATGAAGGTTGACGGGCATGGGCATGTTTACATGGCTGATAACGGTAAAAATGTTACTATTTTGAACCTTCAAAATGAAAGGATATACGTCAATGGAAACGATGTTCTTGCATTTGAGGATGGAATTGAATGGGACATAAAGATCATGAGCCATGGCTCAAGCATGATGTCAGGAGGACTCTTCAACATAAAACTTGAGGGAACAGGAATGGTGGCAATAACAACCCACTACACTCCAATGACACTTGAGGTAAAACCAGGTCAGCCTGTAATGACTGATCCAAATGCAACAGTTGCATGGTCTGGAGGATTAAGCCCGTCCCTCAAAACCAACATAGACTTCAAAACACTCATAGGCAAAGACAGCGGTGAAACCTACCAGATGAAATTTGAAGGAGAAGGATTCGTTATCCTGCAGCCCTACGAAGAAGTTTACGATTTCAGTAGTAACTAA